A single window of Candidatus Methylomirabilis sp. DNA harbors:
- a CDS encoding helix-turn-helix transcriptional regulator yields MQDAELRTLVETERAALAIGHRLAALRRKCKLSQTQVATALKMSPATISRLEHNARNVTIETLLKVARALGGALDIRVKMAQ; encoded by the coding sequence ATGCAGGACGCAGAACTCAGGACATTGGTTGAGACGGAGCGGGCCGCGCTTGCGATCGGGCACCGGCTCGCCGCGCTCCGGCGTAAGTGCAAGCTGAGCCAAACACAGGTCGCAACGGCCCTGAAGATGAGCCCGGCGACGATCTCGCGGCTTGAACACAACGCTCGCAATGTTACTATCGAAACCCTGTTGAAGGTAGCCAGAGCCCTCGGGGGAGCCCTCGACATCAGGGTGAAGATGGCGCAGTAG